From Oscillospiraceae bacterium CM, a single genomic window includes:
- a CDS encoding recombinase family protein, translated as MTTRVAAYCRVSTELCDQQTSFESQKTFFTDYIAATPGWSLYQIYADEGISGTSAAPRTGFLDMLGDAKLGLFDLVVTKEISRFSRNLLDTVRYTRALKRWGVGVLFLNDGISTLDPDAELRLNIMASVAQEESRKTSERVKWGQRRRMERGVVFGRSLLGYTAVNGSLTVEPCGAAIVRRIFSLFLDGRCGVRQIARTLTEDGILTPSGKTTWSGGAIYKILRNEKYCGDLVQRKTITVDYLSHQKIRNPDFEDYVRLLNHHEPIIPRATWAAAQEELNRRNTAQNADTSRAVRYPLSGKVRCGVCGKTYRCRTRRRRDGSFYRLWVPDGCRCCDAVRSLREEAVVSCVQAIVSGFDSAVLTQNLSNILRHLSDVARRAQPAHTVTALRDKQMKLTDAYLSGDVDKAVYNVLKEAYQREESALCHQAGSVETISGRENETLIAALSALCAGMHDDDVFYLSLVESLTVTNGGVTIRLFGLSAPFQAQFED; from the coding sequence TTGACAACGCGCGTTGCCGCCTACTGCCGCGTGTCAACCGAGCTTTGTGATCAGCAAACCTCGTTTGAAAGCCAGAAAACGTTTTTTACCGACTATATTGCTGCCACACCCGGCTGGTCGCTTTATCAAATCTACGCTGACGAAGGAATTTCCGGCACGTCGGCAGCCCCGCGCACCGGTTTTCTTGACATGCTTGGCGACGCGAAGCTTGGCCTTTTTGACCTCGTTGTCACAAAAGAGATCAGCCGTTTTTCGCGAAATCTCTTGGACACCGTTCGCTACACGCGTGCTTTAAAGCGATGGGGCGTCGGTGTTTTATTTTTAAACGACGGTATTTCGACGCTCGATCCGGATGCCGAACTGCGGCTGAATATCATGGCGTCTGTCGCGCAGGAGGAGAGCCGGAAAACGAGCGAACGCGTCAAATGGGGCCAGCGGCGACGCATGGAGCGCGGCGTTGTCTTCGGGCGCAGTCTCCTCGGCTATACGGCGGTAAACGGCAGCCTGACGGTCGAGCCTTGCGGAGCGGCTATCGTCCGCCGGATTTTCAGCCTTTTTTTGGACGGGCGCTGCGGCGTCCGCCAGATTGCGCGCACGCTCACCGAGGACGGCATTTTGACACCATCCGGGAAAACAACCTGGTCCGGCGGTGCTATTTATAAAATTCTGCGCAACGAAAAATATTGCGGCGACCTTGTCCAGCGGAAAACCATCACCGTTGATTATCTGTCGCACCAAAAGATCAGAAATCCCGACTTTGAAGATTATGTCCGTCTGTTAAACCATCATGAGCCCATCATTCCGCGTGCGACATGGGCAGCCGCCCAAGAAGAGCTCAATCGTCGTAATACAGCACAAAACGCCGACACATCCCGCGCCGTCCGTTATCCGTTGTCCGGCAAAGTCCGTTGTGGTGTGTGCGGTAAAACGTATCGCTGCCGGACGCGCCGCCGCCGCGACGGCAGCTTCTACCGCCTTTGGGTGCCGGATGGCTGCCGGTGTTGTGACGCTGTCCGCTCCCTGCGGGAGGAGGCTGTTGTCTCCTGCGTGCAGGCGATCGTCTCCGGCTTTGACAGCGCGGTGCTGACGCAAAACCTCTCAAATATCCTCAGGCACTTAAGCGACGTGGCAAGGCGCGCACAGCCCGCGCACACTGTCACAGCTTTGCGGGATAAGCAGATGAAGCTGACGGATGCGTATCTGTCCGGCGATGTTGATAAGGCTGTCTACAATGTTTTAAAAGAGGCGTATCAGCGGGAGGAAAGCGCCTTATGTCATCAAGCTGGATCCGTTGAAACCATATCCGGCAGGGAAAACGAGACGCTCATAGCGGCGCTGTCAGCGCTTTGCGCCGGTATGCACGATGACGACGTATTTTATCTGAGCCTTGTTGAGTCGCTCACCGTCACAAACGGCGGCGTGACGATCCGCCTGTTCGGCCTTTCAGCGCCGTTTCAGGCGCAATTTGAGGATTAA
- a CDS encoding thymidine phosphorylase, translating to MRFYDIIQKKRDRQALTDDELRYAVDGFTVGDVPDYQMAAFLMAVYFSGMDAREVTTLTLSMQQSGDSVDLSPFGSLTADKHSTGGVGDKTTLIALPIVASLGVVVAKMSGRGLGHTGGTVDKLEAIPGFQTTLTRDRFIQQVKEIGIAVVGQSGTLAPADKKMYALRDVTATVDSIPLIASSVMSKKLASGTQNIVLDVKFGSGAFMKTPEDAARLAQTMVTIGKAAGRNMAALVTTMDVPLGSAIGNALEVLEAVRVLKGEGGALRDVSCALAAEMLSLCHGWPHAQSAAAVDDALQSGRALEKFRQWIAYQGGDTAFIDDPKALGEAPVQDVFVASQGGYLTHLNAELFGKASSALGAGREKAVEGVDPLAGIVLNKSLGDFCAPGETLAVLHTSDKSRLAPARAYLNTAVSYGPDKPSPAPLIHSVLR from the coding sequence ATGCGGTTTTACGATATCATTCAAAAAAAACGTGATCGACAGGCGCTGACGGACGATGAGCTCCGCTATGCGGTTGACGGTTTTACGGTGGGCGACGTGCCGGATTATCAGATGGCGGCGTTTCTCATGGCCGTCTATTTCAGCGGGATGGACGCACGCGAGGTCACAACGCTGACGCTGTCCATGCAACAGTCTGGTGACAGCGTCGATTTGTCCCCGTTTGGCAGTTTGACGGCCGACAAGCACAGCACAGGCGGCGTCGGCGATAAAACAACGCTGATCGCGCTGCCGATTGTCGCCTCCCTCGGCGTCGTTGTCGCCAAAATGTCCGGCCGCGGGCTTGGACACACGGGCGGCACGGTGGACAAGCTTGAAGCGATCCCGGGCTTTCAGACAACGCTGACGCGTGATCGGTTTATACAGCAAGTCAAGGAAATCGGCATCGCCGTCGTTGGCCAGTCGGGCACGCTTGCGCCAGCCGACAAAAAAATGTACGCCTTGCGCGACGTGACGGCAACGGTTGACAGCATTCCGCTCATCGCGTCGAGCGTCATGAGCAAAAAGCTCGCCTCCGGCACGCAAAACATCGTACTGGACGTGAAATTCGGCAGCGGTGCTTTTATGAAAACCCCGGAAGACGCCGCCCGGCTCGCACAGACGATGGTGACGATCGGCAAAGCGGCAGGCCGCAACATGGCCGCCCTTGTGACGACAATGGACGTGCCGCTCGGGAGCGCCATCGGCAACGCGTTGGAGGTTTTAGAGGCTGTCCGTGTTTTGAAAGGGGAGGGCGGGGCGCTGCGCGACGTTTCCTGCGCCCTCGCCGCCGAGATGCTCTCCCTATGCCATGGCTGGCCGCACGCGCAAAGCGCCGCGGCGGTGGACGATGCCCTGCAAAGCGGCCGCGCCCTCGAGAAGTTTCGCCAGTGGATAGCCTATCAGGGCGGCGATACGGCCTTTATTGACGACCCCAAGGCACTTGGCGAAGCACCCGTCCAAGACGTTTTCGTCGCCTCCCAAGGCGGCTATTTAACACACCTCAACGCCGAGCTGTTTGGCAAAGCGTCGTCCGCCCTCGGGGCCGGTCGGGAGAAGGCCGTAGAAGGTGTTGACCCGCTGGCCGGTATTGTGCTTAATAAATCGCTTGGAGATTTCTGCGCCCCCGGCGAGACGCTCGCCGTCTTGCACACAAGCGATAAAAGCCGCCTCGCTCCCGCCCGCGCCTATCTCAACACCGCCGTTTCATACGGCCCTGACAAGCCATCGCCAGCGCCTCTTATTCACAGCGTTTTACGGTAA
- a CDS encoding manganese catalase family protein yields the protein MFEYQKRLEYPVKISTPNPALAKFIISQYGGPDGELGASLRYLSQRYSMPYPELKALLTDIGIW from the coding sequence ATGTTTGAATATCAGAAAAGGCTCGAATACCCCGTCAAAATCTCAACACCCAATCCCGCCCTGGCAAAATTCATCATCAGTCAGTACGGCGGGCCGGACGGCGAACTCGGCGCTTCCCTGCGCTACCTCAGCCAGCGCTACTCTATGCCTTACCCGGAGCTCAAAGCGCTGTTAACCGATATAGGTATATGGTAG
- a CDS encoding spore coat protein CotJB, translating to MTDTSPCGYKNGELPPCAPLSVGYVPFQSKNPPTYQNDEALTRGTLFPGLDLPFMNIANNTNPYAGTPLGELMALGFAIDELNLYLDTHSNDRDALDMLKTLNKLMKEGMDKYVQLYGPQTIMDITSGDEFTWLNNPWPWEYAERGAGK from the coding sequence ATGACAGATACATCCCCCTGCGGGTATAAAAACGGCGAACTGCCGCCATGCGCGCCTCTGTCCGTCGGATATGTCCCGTTCCAATCGAAAAATCCGCCGACATATCAAAATGATGAGGCGTTAACGCGCGGAACGCTTTTCCCCGGCCTAGACTTGCCGTTCATGAACATCGCGAACAACACAAACCCATACGCCGGAACACCTTTGGGCGAGCTGATGGCGCTTGGTTTTGCCATCGACGAGCTCAATCTTTATCTGGACACGCATTCAAATGACAGGGATGCGCTTGACATGCTGAAAACGCTCAACAAGCTAATGAAAGAGGGCATGGATAAATACGTCCAGCTGTACGGACCTCAGACAATTATGGACATTACATCCGGCGATGAATTCACATGGCTTAATAACCCCTGGCCGTGGGAATACGCCGAAAGAGGGGCGGGTAAATAA
- a CDS encoding N-acetylmuramoyl-L-alanine amidase: MGNQNKLRFLVVLLLTIFMISAALSFDSPALRRVFSGNEATSRQTLIIDAGHGGEDGGAVSLSGVKESQINLEIAKKLELIAVFYGVPVVMTRTTEDLDYSASATTIRAKKAEDQKRRLTLINKTPNAVLISIHQNTYPSGSPNGAQVLYAPTGGSKPFADVMQSSLIQALDPKNRRTASKIPDSILLMNNIKCPALLIECGFLTNAAEEQRLLTDGYQIKIAATVAACYLTSRAGLYQTDFGGTNES; the protein is encoded by the coding sequence ATGGGCAATCAGAATAAATTAAGGTTTCTTGTCGTTTTACTGTTAACAATCTTCATGATTTCAGCTGCATTATCCTTTGATTCACCCGCGCTGCGGCGCGTTTTTTCAGGCAATGAGGCAACATCTCGGCAAACACTCATCATCGACGCCGGTCACGGCGGGGAAGACGGCGGTGCCGTATCGCTCTCGGGCGTGAAGGAGAGCCAAATTAACCTTGAAATTGCAAAAAAGCTGGAGCTCATTGCTGTTTTTTACGGCGTGCCTGTTGTGATGACACGCACAACAGAAGACCTCGACTATTCCGCCAGCGCGACAACGATCCGGGCGAAAAAAGCGGAGGATCAGAAAAGGCGGCTGACACTCATTAACAAAACACCGAACGCCGTGCTCATCAGCATTCACCAGAATACGTATCCCAGTGGCAGCCCAAACGGCGCGCAGGTGCTGTACGCGCCGACAGGGGGGAGCAAGCCCTTTGCCGATGTGATGCAGTCCTCGCTTATTCAGGCGCTCGACCCTAAAAATCGGCGGACGGCATCAAAAATCCCAGATTCTATTCTCCTGATGAATAATATCAAATGCCCGGCGCTACTCATTGAGTGCGGTTTTCTGACGAACGCCGCTGAGGAACAGCGTTTGCTGACAGACGGGTATCAAATAAAAATTGCCGCGACCGTCGCGGCGTGTTATCTGACAAGCAGGGCTGGCCTGTATCAGACAGATTTTGGAGGCACCAATGAAAGCTAA
- the radA gene encoding DNA repair protein RadA, whose product MKAKIAYYCTECGNETPKWQGKCPACGSWNTVVEQPVATKVTKSAPVKSGVSSARTPKLLTELDASADIRFSTGLTELDRVLGGGAVVGSLVLVGGPPGIGKSTLLLQICRHLAIGKKIMYVSGEESGRQLKLRAERLGVSGSGLFVLSETELGEILSSCEVLGPDIMIVDSIQTLYNGELSSSPGSVAQVRECTMSLLQFSKNSGLTVFLIGHVNKEGAIAGPKVLEHMVDCVLAFEGEMTSHYRILRASKNRFGPTNEIGVFEMLETGLAEVANPSELLLSGRPTAAPGTCVTCVLEGTRPVLAEVQALVAPSSYNVPRRNATGIEYNRAMMLLAVLEKRGGLRLGSCDAYLNVVGGLSIDEPSADLAVVLALASSYRDKPLKDELVAVGEVGLTGELRPVTQMNMRLSEAKRLGFKYCLLPKNGLGKVTAPEGLTLLQACNIEEAIRLALASSEG is encoded by the coding sequence ATGAAAGCTAAAATAGCATATTATTGCACGGAGTGCGGCAACGAGACGCCGAAATGGCAGGGTAAATGCCCCGCCTGCGGCAGCTGGAACACGGTTGTTGAACAGCCCGTCGCGACAAAAGTCACGAAAAGCGCACCCGTTAAAAGCGGTGTGTCATCAGCCCGGACGCCAAAGCTTTTAACGGAGCTTGACGCGTCCGCCGATATTCGGTTTTCAACCGGCCTAACAGAGCTCGACCGTGTGCTCGGCGGCGGGGCTGTTGTCGGCTCCCTTGTCCTTGTCGGTGGGCCGCCGGGCATCGGTAAGTCGACGCTGCTGCTCCAAATCTGCCGCCATCTTGCTATCGGGAAAAAGATTATGTATGTCTCTGGGGAAGAATCCGGCCGCCAGCTGAAGCTGCGTGCTGAGCGGCTTGGCGTGTCGGGGAGCGGTCTTTTTGTTTTATCCGAAACAGAGCTCGGGGAAATCTTATCGTCCTGTGAGGTGCTGGGGCCGGACATTATGATCGTCGATTCCATTCAGACGCTTTATAACGGCGAGCTCTCTTCGTCGCCGGGCAGTGTTGCGCAGGTGCGCGAGTGTACGATGTCGCTTCTCCAGTTTTCAAAAAACAGCGGCTTGACTGTCTTTCTCATCGGGCATGTCAACAAGGAGGGTGCGATTGCGGGGCCGAAGGTGCTTGAGCACATGGTTGACTGCGTGCTCGCCTTTGAAGGGGAGATGACCTCTCATTACAGAATTCTGCGCGCGTCGAAAAACAGATTCGGCCCAACAAATGAAATCGGCGTTTTTGAAATGCTGGAGACCGGCCTTGCCGAAGTCGCCAATCCGTCAGAGTTGCTGCTGTCTGGCAGGCCGACGGCCGCACCGGGGACGTGCGTCACGTGCGTTCTGGAAGGGACGCGTCCCGTTCTGGCCGAAGTGCAGGCCCTCGTCGCGCCAAGCAGTTACAACGTCCCGCGCCGCAACGCAACAGGCATTGAATACAATAGGGCAATGATGCTGCTAGCCGTTTTGGAAAAGCGCGGCGGCCTTCGTCTCGGCAGCTGTGACGCCTATCTCAATGTTGTCGGCGGCCTCTCAATTGACGAGCCCTCTGCCGACTTGGCCGTCGTCCTCGCCCTGGCGTCGAGTTATCGGGACAAGCCCCTTAAAGACGAGCTCGTCGCTGTCGGAGAAGTCGGGCTGACGGGTGAATTGCGTCCTGTCACCCAGATGAACATGCGCCTATCGGAAGCAAAGCGGCTCGGTTTTAAATACTGTTTGCTCCCTAAAAACGGTCTGGGGAAAGTCACAGCGCCAGAGGGACTCACACTTTTACAGGCGTGTAACATTGAGGAAGCCATCCGCCTCGCGCTTGCTTCATCAGAAGGCTGA